From Spirosoma aerolatum, one genomic window encodes:
- a CDS encoding RNA polymerase sigma factor, with product MTDLISDEDMIRQYLSSQPNHCFEILYKRYVNKVYRRCLSMTKDPLKAEDFTHDIFLKVFNRLEAFQERSSFSTWLYAISFNYCSDQIRLAKRMSFITIEEELDQNIPEPEDASVQGDATQLVNRIWKTLSTKERMLLQLKYEDELSVHDIANLYSLNPSTVKMRLKRSRDKIQQLYAKAYYD from the coding sequence ATGACTGATCTGATCAGCGATGAGGATATGATTCGTCAGTACCTGTCGAGTCAGCCTAACCACTGTTTTGAGATATTGTATAAACGATATGTCAATAAAGTCTATAGACGTTGTCTGTCGATGACAAAGGACCCTCTCAAGGCCGAAGATTTTACCCACGACATATTTTTGAAGGTATTTAATCGTCTGGAGGCTTTTCAGGAGCGGTCGAGTTTCTCAACCTGGCTATACGCTATTTCATTCAACTATTGCTCTGATCAAATCCGATTGGCAAAGCGGATGAGCTTCATTACCATCGAAGAGGAACTCGATCAAAACATACCAGAGCCTGAAGATGCATCGGTGCAAGGTGATGCCACGCAGCTCGTGAACCGAATCTGGAAGACACTCTCGACAAAAGAACGGATGTTGTTGCAACTCAAGTATGAAGACGAATTGAGTGTGCATGATATTGCCAACCTGTATAGCCTGAATCCGAGTACGGTAAAAATGCGGTTAAAGCGAAGCCGGGATAAAATACAACAACTCTACGCAAAAGCCTATTACGACTAG
- a CDS encoding acetoacetate--CoA ligase, with the protein MPTPTAKPLYTPDRRTIEQTLMKRYMDWLFIKKGLYFRDYDDLWDWSVTDLEAFWESIWQFFDVQSHTPYQQVLFRPSDTDMIGVEWFRGATLNYAEHIFRHKATHQAANRPALLFASEQQPLTAISWATLERQVAAVAAYLRQAGVEKGDRVVAVLPNIPEALVAFLATNSIGAVWSSCSPDFGTDSVVDRFQQIQPKLLFAIDTYQYNGKFVDKVDAICDLSTHLPSLQEVIWVPYRPSTSKDWLTQLTDHTVGRTAKFVHWQDVLTTPTPDGLTFEPVPFEHPIWVLYSSGTTGKPKAITHSVGGCLLEHMKALALHQDVRMGERYFWYSTTGWMMWNYAVGAMLVGATLVLYDGAAGYPNLHVLWRLAETAQINHFGGGAAYYLACLRADIHPGQLAKLSALRTIGSTGSPLPPEGFRWIYTAIKPTIWLISLSGGTDVCSAFVGGNPLLPVYEGEIQCRMLGAHIEAFDEHAKPVRESLGEMVILEPMPSMPIYFWNDPDNDRYRKSYFTDYPGIWRHGDYIQITNHNGVIIYGRSDATLNRDGVRIGTSEIYSAVESLPEIADSLIVGLEQPGGRYFMPLFVVLREGYDLTDELVGRIKQTLRSQFSPRHVPDRVYSIREIPYTISGKKLETPIKKILSGMDASLATSKDTLRNPAALDQFTEFVQ; encoded by the coding sequence CACACCCCTTACCAACAGGTACTATTCAGACCGAGTGATACCGATATGATTGGGGTGGAATGGTTTCGAGGAGCTACGCTTAACTATGCCGAACATATCTTCCGACACAAAGCGACTCACCAGGCAGCTAATCGCCCCGCGCTTCTGTTTGCTTCCGAGCAACAGCCATTGACCGCCATCTCCTGGGCCACACTGGAACGTCAGGTCGCGGCTGTAGCGGCTTATCTGCGACAGGCAGGGGTAGAAAAGGGCGATCGGGTTGTGGCTGTTCTGCCTAATATACCTGAAGCGTTGGTGGCATTTCTGGCAACAAACTCAATTGGAGCCGTCTGGTCGAGCTGCTCGCCCGATTTTGGAACCGACAGCGTTGTTGACCGATTCCAGCAAATTCAGCCTAAACTACTCTTTGCCATCGACACGTATCAATACAATGGCAAATTCGTCGATAAAGTTGATGCTATATGTGACCTAAGCACCCACCTGCCTTCGCTTCAGGAAGTGATCTGGGTTCCTTACCGACCCTCAACGTCAAAAGACTGGCTGACTCAACTAACCGACCACACAGTAGGGCGGACGGCCAAGTTTGTCCACTGGCAGGATGTCCTGACCACTCCAACCCCTGATGGATTGACGTTTGAACCTGTACCATTCGAGCACCCCATCTGGGTATTGTACTCGTCAGGAACTACCGGAAAACCCAAAGCCATTACCCATAGTGTAGGCGGCTGCCTGCTCGAACACATGAAAGCCCTGGCGTTGCATCAGGATGTTCGTATGGGCGAACGGTATTTCTGGTATTCGACGACGGGCTGGATGATGTGGAATTATGCCGTGGGTGCGATGCTGGTAGGCGCTACGCTGGTGCTGTACGACGGAGCGGCTGGTTATCCTAATCTGCATGTCTTATGGAGACTAGCCGAAACGGCTCAGATCAATCACTTCGGTGGAGGAGCCGCTTATTATCTGGCCTGTCTGCGAGCGGATATCCACCCCGGTCAACTTGCCAAACTGTCAGCACTGCGTACAATCGGATCAACGGGCTCTCCCTTGCCTCCTGAGGGTTTTCGCTGGATATACACAGCTATTAAGCCAACTATCTGGCTGATCTCGCTCAGTGGCGGTACAGATGTATGTAGTGCATTTGTCGGCGGCAATCCACTCTTACCCGTATACGAAGGTGAAATCCAGTGCCGTATGCTGGGGGCTCATATTGAAGCGTTCGATGAGCATGCAAAGCCCGTTCGCGAATCGCTGGGCGAAATGGTTATTCTGGAGCCCATGCCCTCCATGCCTATTTATTTCTGGAACGACCCAGATAATGACCGATACCGAAAAAGCTATTTTACCGATTATCCGGGTATCTGGCGGCACGGCGATTATATTCAGATTACTAACCACAACGGCGTAATTATCTATGGCCGTTCCGACGCTACGCTCAACCGGGACGGAGTTCGTATTGGCACCAGCGAGATTTACAGTGCTGTAGAAAGTTTACCCGAAATTGCCGACAGCCTGATCGTTGGTCTGGAACAACCGGGTGGGCGCTATTTTATGCCGCTATTTGTCGTCCTTCGTGAAGGGTATGATCTTACAGATGAACTGGTAGGGCGAATCAAACAGACACTCAGAAGCCAGTTTAGCCCTCGCCACGTTCCTGATCGGGTGTATTCAATCCGGGAAATCCCCTATACCATCAGCGGTAAAAAGTTGGAAACACCTATCAAGAAGATCCTGTCAGGCATGGATGCGTCGCTGGCAACCAGTAAAGACACACTTCGCAATCCGGCCGCTCTGGATCAGTTCACCGAGTTTGTACAATGA